GTTTCTGCCAGTTGAATCGCGGTTCCGGAAGGGCTGTCCGCTTTGTTGTTATGGTGCATTTCCCAGCCACAGACGTCGTAGATGGGAAACTTGTCACAGATGGAAGCCGCATATTTCACAACGCGGGTAAAAAGATTCATGCCGATGGAAAAGTTCGCACCGTAAACCAGGCCAACATTATGCTCTTTAACCATTTGCTCCACTTCAGGAAGTTTATCGTTCCAGCCCGTGGTGCCGACAACAATGTTTTTTCCTGCCGCGGTGATTTTACGGATGTTTTCCAAAACCGAATCCGGCAGGCTGAAATCCAGGCAAACCTCGCCCAATATTTCTGGCCGGATCTGGCTTTCACAGCCTTCCACACTGGGATCGATGATGGATTTCACCCGACAGCCATATTCCTCTGCCAAGGAGGCAATCATTTTGCCCATCTTTCCATATCCGATCAAGCTTATATCCAACAGCATCTCATTCTCCCCGGGAATAAATCCGGATCAACTGGGCAACGAACGCTGCGCCACGCCTAAGTTCTTCTTCCTCAATGTCTTCCTCCACAGTGTGGACCTTGTTCATGCCGGTTCCACAGATAATCATGGGTAAACCAGAGGCGTTGATGATGTTGGCATCGCTGCCTCCACCGCCGACGGTCACCTCGGCTCTTATGTCCAGATTTTTAAGTGCTTCCAGCGCCAGCCGCACAGGCTCTTCGTTTTCATCGATACGGAAGGCAGCATATTCTTGGTTCATTATCCATTTAAAGGACGAA
Above is a window of Candidatus Cloacimonadota bacterium DNA encoding:
- a CDS encoding 4-hydroxy-tetrahydrodipicolinate reductase; its protein translation is MDISLIGYGKMGKMIASLAEEYGCRVKSIIDPSVEGCESQIRPEILGEVCLDFSLPDSVLENIRKITAAGKNIVVGTTGWNDKLPEVEQMVKEHNVGLVYGANFSIGMNLFTRVVKYAASICDKFPIYDVCGWEMHHNNKADSPSGTAIQLAET